In the Candidatus Electrothrix sp. GW3-4 genome, one interval contains:
- a CDS encoding transposase: MYSMKEQLRLFWQQRNGKTAAAFLKQLISIGAMMLRHWSGLLNYYPHRITNGPLEGLNNKIKTIKRQAYGFRDMEYFKLRLYDMHASTYPFAG, translated from the coding sequence ATGTACAGCATGAAAGAGCAGCTCCGGCTCTTTTGGCAGCAACGCAACGGAAAAACAGCAGCAGCCTTTCTCAAGCAGCTTATTTCAATAGGTGCCATGATGCTCAGGCACTGGAGTGGACTGCTGAATTATTACCCGCATAGAATTACAAACGGTCCTTTGGAGGGGCTCAATAATAAAATCAAAACTATAAAACGGCAGGCATACGGCTTCAGAGATATGGAATACTTCAAGCTCAGGCTTTATGATATGCATGCTTCAACGTACCCGTTTGCCGGATGA
- a CDS encoding ISL3 family transposase, whose translation MHRLECGQCKNLWWPRLSFMKETARYTRSFALTVLDLLRFGTIKSVAEYLHIGWDTVKNIHKAKLTTVYRNIKAVSMDMSGSFISSFKEFFRNVPIIFDRYIMAQINRGIDSLRREQFNLLDTAGQNILKGSRFLLLRNFHSLTERNKCRLENLLEVKTAPCLLCTA comes from the coding sequence ATGCATCGACTGGAATGCGGACAATGTAAAAATCTGTGGTGGCCGCGCCTTTCTTTTATGAAGGAAACAGCTCGATATACCCGCTCTTTTGCCTTGACAGTGCTTGATCTGCTTCGTTTCGGAACAATCAAATCTGTTGCCGAATATCTCCATATTGGTTGGGATACGGTGAAAAATATCCATAAAGCGAAGCTGACAACCGTGTATCGTAATATCAAGGCGGTTTCTATGGATATGAGCGGTAGCTTTATCTCTTCGTTCAAGGAATTTTTTCGCAATGTTCCGATCATTTTTGATCGTTATATTATGGCGCAGATAAACCGGGGGATTGATTCCCTGCGTCGTGAACAATTCAATCTGCTTGATACTGCCGGACAGAATATCCTGAAAGGATCTCGTTTTCTCCTTCTGCGTAACTTTCACAGTCTGACCGAGAGGAACAAGTGCAGGCTCGAAAACCTCCTGGAAGTCAAAACCGCCCCCTGTTTATTATGTACAGCATGA
- a CDS encoding DUF4956 domain-containing protein, translating to MENILNITEGLRITQNQLDLLPTCFNFLLCVAMSFVIRYFYLKRSFSLTGKHHIASVLPLLSSVVFIVIVIVKSSLALSLGLVGALSIVRFRTPIKEPEELVYLFLAISVGLGYAAGHSLITSLLTILTLAMTYLWLSNRKEGEVLEYNIVVNWVDDSFTLTFLAEILSNHSRSIKLIRFDSGGTGKTAVLLLSPEKEIELSDVIQEMNKFDPSATVSFYEAKTNW from the coding sequence ATGGAAAATATTTTAAATATAACGGAAGGGCTTCGAATTACACAGAACCAGCTTGATTTACTTCCTACATGCTTTAATTTTTTGCTGTGCGTAGCTATGTCATTTGTAATTAGATATTTTTACTTGAAGAGATCTTTTTCTTTGACGGGTAAACATCATATTGCTTCAGTTCTTCCTTTGTTGTCATCTGTTGTATTTATCGTAATAGTTATTGTAAAATCATCTCTTGCTTTATCTCTTGGTTTAGTTGGTGCATTATCTATAGTTAGATTTAGAACTCCGATAAAGGAACCTGAAGAACTAGTCTATCTGTTTCTTGCAATATCTGTTGGTCTAGGGTACGCAGCGGGTCATTCTTTAATCACTTCATTGCTAACAATTTTAACTCTTGCAATGACATATTTATGGCTTTCTAACAGGAAAGAGGGGGAGGTACTTGAGTACAATATAGTAGTTAACTGGGTAGACGATTCTTTTACGCTTACATTTCTTGCGGAAATATTGTCTAACCACTCAAGATCTATAAAGTTAATAAGGTTTGATTCTGGGGGAACTGGGAAGACAGCTGTTCTTTTATTGTCGCCAGAAAAGGAGATAGAGCTAAGTGATGTAATACAGGAAATGAATAAATTTGATCCAAGTGCAACAGTCTCCTTTTATGAAGCTAAAACAAATTGGTAG
- a CDS encoding glycosyltransferase family 2 protein, producing MHLEKKIAVVIPAYNEEKLIGKVIKTMPNYVDIIVVVDDRSQDQTVAVVQALATANKKIVCLEHERNRGVGAAIATGYIWARDQQVDVAAVMAADFQMDPEDLPRILEPVCRGECDYTKGNRLFRGESWGMIPKYRYIGNSFLSLFTKIASGYWHVADSQSGYTAISLQALKALDLEAIYPRYGMPNDLLISLNIANFRVRDISIRPVYNVGEVSGIKVKKVLCTIPLILVKGFTRRMVEKYIIRDFHPLIFFYFLGGLFLFFGFILTVRAFIYLGIDGHLPPINTLAAMFSFMSSSLFTLFAMWFDMECNKDLK from the coding sequence ATGCACCTTGAAAAGAAAATAGCCGTTGTCATTCCTGCGTATAACGAGGAAAAACTCATCGGAAAGGTCATCAAGACCATGCCCAACTATGTGGACATTATCGTGGTGGTTGACGACCGCAGTCAAGACCAGACCGTGGCTGTTGTCCAGGCGTTGGCAACAGCGAATAAGAAGATCGTCTGCCTTGAACATGAGCGGAACCGAGGTGTCGGGGCAGCCATTGCAACGGGATATATCTGGGCCCGGGATCAACAGGTAGATGTGGCTGCTGTCATGGCGGCTGATTTTCAGATGGACCCGGAAGATCTGCCGAGAATTTTAGAGCCTGTCTGTAGGGGGGAATGCGATTACACAAAGGGTAATCGGCTGTTTCGCGGTGAGTCATGGGGGATGATTCCCAAGTATCGCTATATCGGCAACTCTTTTCTTTCTTTGTTTACTAAGATAGCCTCAGGGTACTGGCATGTGGCTGATTCACAGAGTGGATATACCGCCATCTCATTGCAGGCATTGAAGGCTCTTGATCTGGAGGCAATCTATCCGCGCTACGGAATGCCCAATGATCTTCTGATCAGTCTGAATATTGCCAATTTTCGGGTCAGGGATATCTCAATACGACCAGTTTATAATGTGGGAGAAGTCTCCGGTATTAAGGTGAAAAAAGTGCTCTGTACCATTCCCTTGATCCTTGTTAAGGGCTTTACGAGAAGGATGGTGGAAAAATACATAATTCGTGATTTTCATCCGCTCATCTTTTTTTATTTTCTTGGAGGGCTCTTCTTGTTTTTTGGCTTTATTCTGACTGTCCGTGCCTTTATTTATCTCGGTATTGATGGGCATCTTCCTCCTATCAATACCTTGGCAGCCATGTTTTCCTTTATGAGCTCTAGTTTATTTACACTGTTTGCTATGTGGTTTGATATGGAGTGTAATAAGGATTTGAAATGA
- the gyrA gene encoding DNA gyrase subunit A, translating to MTTDQENNSPELHTVGIEQELRKSYLDYAMSVIVGRALPDVRDGLKPVHRRTLYAMRELGNTHNRPYVKSARIVGDVIGKYHPHGDSAVYDTLVRMAQNFSLRYPLVDGQGNFGSMDGDPPAAMRYTEARMTRLDQELVADIEKETVDFIPTYDNSQLEPTVLPSKIPNILINGSEGIAVGMATKIPPHNLTEVIDGLIALVDDPDLSVHQLMHIITGPDFPTGGFICGRAGIREAYETGRGVIMMRARMHVEKKKKSGEAIVVTEIPFQQNKAKLVKKIALLMKEKRITSIAEVRDESDRHGLRVVMDLKKDEIPDVTINQLFKMTPLQKSFGIIMLCIVNNKPEILNLKEVLVHFIEHRRTVIYRRTAFELRKAEERAHLLEGLKIALDNLDEVVQLIRASSSPTEAKICLMERFELSELQAQVILDMRLQKLTGLERDKIIQEYTEIMERIAWLKDVLSDDVLVMQLIRQEFEAVREQYGDERLTEIIDAPDEILPEDMITPEEMVVTISHHGYIKRNQLSLYRAQRRGGKGVAGMAAVDDDFVTDLYTASTLDTFLFFTNKARVFWRKVYELPMAGRTARGRAVVNLLELAEGEKLATILSVPNLAEADENYTILTVTKKGRVKKTSIAEYKRPVRKGKLGLTIKDDDEMLCAAITAGDDHVFLVTKKGLSIHFHEDDVRTMGRTAAGVKGITLADDDEVVAAVVLKNHEEENSILTVTENGFGKRTAVSDYRLQKRGGKGIFAIKSSERNGMVVGALQVVDDDQVMLIADSAKVIRLPMDSMRIIGRNTQGVKMINLNEGEKVVALSMLARTNDEIDEENDDEGILTDDRLDTEQDTDKGTDGTPTD from the coding sequence ATGACAACAGATCAGGAAAATAACTCGCCCGAACTCCACACCGTCGGCATTGAACAGGAGCTGCGCAAATCCTATCTGGATTATGCAATGTCCGTTATCGTTGGTCGGGCCCTGCCCGACGTTCGCGATGGTCTGAAGCCGGTGCACCGGCGCACCCTATACGCTATGCGGGAACTGGGCAATACCCATAATCGCCCCTATGTCAAATCAGCCAGGATTGTCGGTGATGTCATCGGTAAATATCATCCCCACGGCGACTCAGCTGTCTATGACACCCTGGTACGAATGGCTCAGAATTTTTCCCTGCGCTATCCCTTAGTTGATGGCCAGGGAAACTTTGGTTCTATGGACGGCGATCCACCAGCCGCTATGCGTTACACCGAAGCACGCATGACCCGGCTGGACCAGGAGCTTGTTGCCGATATCGAAAAGGAAACCGTTGATTTTATACCAACATATGACAACTCGCAGCTGGAACCCACGGTTCTGCCTTCTAAGATTCCCAACATCCTGATCAATGGGTCCGAGGGTATTGCGGTGGGTATGGCCACCAAGATCCCGCCGCATAATCTGACCGAGGTCATTGATGGCCTGATCGCCTTAGTAGATGATCCAGATCTTTCTGTGCATCAGCTGATGCACATTATTACCGGGCCGGATTTTCCCACAGGAGGTTTTATCTGCGGACGGGCCGGGATTCGGGAGGCTTATGAAACCGGGCGCGGTGTCATTATGATGCGGGCCCGCATGCATGTCGAAAAAAAGAAAAAAAGCGGTGAGGCCATTGTGGTCACAGAGATTCCTTTTCAACAGAACAAGGCCAAATTGGTCAAGAAAATAGCCCTGTTGATGAAGGAAAAACGGATCACCTCCATTGCCGAGGTACGTGATGAATCGGATCGCCACGGCCTGCGCGTGGTCATGGATCTCAAAAAAGACGAAATCCCGGATGTGACGATCAATCAGCTGTTCAAGATGACACCGTTGCAGAAAAGTTTCGGCATCATCATGCTCTGTATTGTCAATAATAAGCCGGAGATCCTGAACCTGAAAGAGGTATTGGTTCATTTTATCGAACATCGGCGCACAGTGATCTATCGACGCACCGCCTTTGAACTGCGTAAGGCCGAAGAACGGGCCCACCTCCTGGAAGGACTGAAAATCGCTTTAGACAACCTTGATGAAGTTGTTCAACTCATCAGGGCCTCTTCCAGTCCAACAGAGGCCAAGATCTGTCTAATGGAACGCTTTGAGCTCTCCGAACTCCAGGCCCAGGTTATTTTAGATATGCGTCTGCAAAAGCTTACAGGCTTAGAGCGCGATAAAATTATCCAGGAATACACGGAAATCATGGAGCGTATTGCCTGGCTCAAGGACGTGCTCTCAGATGACGTCTTGGTCATGCAGCTTATTCGGCAGGAATTTGAAGCGGTTCGGGAGCAGTACGGAGATGAGCGTCTGACCGAGATCATTGACGCGCCTGATGAAATCTTACCCGAGGATATGATCACTCCAGAAGAGATGGTGGTGACGATCTCTCATCATGGCTATATCAAGCGCAACCAGTTATCCCTGTATCGGGCCCAGCGCCGAGGCGGTAAAGGTGTCGCCGGTATGGCGGCTGTAGACGATGATTTTGTCACGGATCTCTACACCGCCTCCACCTTGGACACCTTTCTCTTCTTTACCAATAAGGCAAGGGTGTTCTGGCGCAAGGTATATGAGTTGCCCATGGCCGGACGCACGGCACGGGGCCGGGCTGTGGTCAATCTTCTTGAGCTGGCAGAAGGAGAAAAACTGGCCACGATTCTCTCGGTACCCAACTTGGCTGAGGCAGATGAGAACTATACCATCCTGACGGTAACCAAGAAAGGTCGGGTGAAGAAAACCAGCATTGCCGAGTATAAACGGCCGGTACGTAAGGGCAAGCTGGGACTGACCATTAAGGATGACGATGAGATGCTCTGCGCAGCCATAACCGCTGGTGATGATCATGTCTTCCTGGTAACAAAAAAAGGCCTTTCCATCCATTTTCATGAAGACGATGTTCGGACTATGGGCCGCACTGCTGCTGGCGTAAAAGGGATCACCCTTGCTGACGATGACGAGGTGGTCGCAGCAGTTGTCCTGAAAAATCATGAAGAAGAAAATTCCATTCTCACGGTCACGGAAAACGGCTTTGGCAAACGAACAGCGGTGTCTGATTACCGCCTTCAGAAACGGGGCGGCAAAGGTATCTTCGCTATTAAGTCCAGTGAACGGAATGGGATGGTGGTCGGGGCACTCCAGGTAGTGGATGACGAC